The DNA segment CCAGAGCAGGAGGGGCGGCAGCAGCTAGAGATGCAGCAGGAGGGGCGGCAGCAGCTGGACACACAGCAGCTGGGGCGGCAGCAGGTGGTCCTGCAGCAGGTGGTCTGGCAGCAGGTGGGGCGGCAACAGCTAGAGATGCAGCAGCTGGGCCTgcagcagctggagccacagcagcTGGAGCCACCGCAGGAGGGGCGGCAGCAGCTGGACACACAGCAGCTGGGGCGGCAGCAGGTGGTCTGGCAGCAGGTGGGGCAGCAGCAGGTCTCCTGGCCACAGCCCTGGTCAGAGCAGATGGAGCCACAACAGGAGTTGACCATGGTCTCAGAGGGTGGAGGTTCTGATATTAGTAAGAGAGCGAGCTTAGTGAATTTGAAAATCCCTCTGCTGCTTGTCCTCTTTTATACTCTGCTGAAGCTGCTATGTTCCTGTCCTGGACCATTTCctagttttcttttcctaaagaAATATTAGTCATTAATTAGATCACTGTATTTTTCTGGTTAAgtattttcaaatgaagaaaaataagatttcctTTTCCTGGTGTGCTAAGATTTCCAATCTGGTCATTCTCAAAattgtcttttctattttcttgtttgtcAAAAGGGCCTATCACATTGGTTCAGTCACTGATGTTTACCTGTGATCTGTGTATCACTCCATGATGTTGTTTGGACAAATTATTCATATGTTGCCAAGGTCTTTTTTGATGTCAAAAGAGAGGTAGAATTAGGGAATAGAAAAAAGTTCATCTTTATGAGTTACCTGTGGGCTATGAGGAAGACAGACCCTATCTTTGAGTTATGAATACTCATTAGAGAATAGATTCTGGCTGTTTCAAAGTATGTGCTAAGTATTACTTCCTGTGTTCAATTTGAAACCGTTACCAATGACTCAttgtttgtaaattttaaaaggtatttggAGCCTCTTTGAAGGGACTCTCATTGGCCCAGTATGGAACAACTtgaacagcaaaataaatagtGGTAGTAATGGATTTTAacccgtttaaaaaaaaaaaagaacccatgaGTCCATATTGAGAccaattaaagaaatgaaaaagaaagatgagaaagttATCCATGGTAGTAGAATGTCAACTAGTAAATGTAGTAGGAAAAATTGAGTGACAAAATCACCATTTACAACCCTCATAATAAAACTTGATTCAAATAAATATCGTCAATGGATTTGATAGCTAGTTGGTGAAAGTTTGTTGGGGGACAGGATATTTGCACACTTTTGAAATAGTTCCTCAtcagttatttattatttcaaagggaaaaatgcTAACTTTACTGTGGAGAAACTTGAGAAAAAAGCTTTAACCATGGGATCAGTGTTAGCATCGTTAATAATAGGACCAATGGACATGTGTCTCCCTAGGTCACACACTGAAAGGACACATCACTTATGTAGTATTTCTGTCAAAATGCATCACCCAAATCAAATTATGAGGGATTCAGACAAATACATACTAAGGAATATTCCACATAATGacttccctttaaaaatgtcagAGTCAACAAATATAAAGACAAACCAAGGAATTGTTTCAGATttaaggagactaaagagacacaATATCTAAATGCAATTCATGAATATGGATAAAAATTTCTCTATAGGATATTCTTGGTACAACTGGCAACATGCtgatattaaatgtatattaaaggATAGTAACACATCAGCATTTAATTGATATGTGTTCTCTGGTTATGCAGGAAAATGTCCGTAGTCTTAGAATCTAagtttatatatctatatttaaatCTTTGTGTCTGTATCatagctccctccctccctatgtCTGTCGATtggagagaaacaaaatgtggcaaaatgttgaATCTAGATGAAGCTATATGGTATAAAGGAGGTCTTCATATTACCATTCTGtaagtttgacatttttttcaaaagtaaaaagttaaaaaatattagaaaagattaGGATTGAAAGAATCTTTTGCTGCAGTGTTAATATATTAAGAGGGAGTAATTTCTGTCTTTGGGgggaaatactaaaatataaaacaaattttactttatagGATCTTCTATAATAacccttttttatatttctaactaGTGTagtaaatctttcattttcttggggcCTTGAAAATATAGGACTTTTGGCAACATTGCTGATTGAGTTGTACAGGCAGATAGAAatgcttgaggggcgcctgagtggcacagtggttaagcgtctgccttcggctcagggcgtgatcccggtgttatgggatcgagccccacgtcaggctcctctgctatgagcctgcttcttcctctcccactccccctgcttgtgttccctctctcgctggctgtctctgtctctgtcgaataaataaataaaatctttaaaaaaaaaaaaaaaagaaatgcttgaaaaatattttaattacatggctgaacttgaaaaaagaaaagaaaaattctcattttccagaaatgaaaagagaactcAAACTGTAAACAGTAGCTGATGTCCTAGGGCCTATGGAATTTGTTGGTATCTAGTTATAAGCTCTCAGAATTGGAGGCTGGTAGTTAATACCTAGGCAGGTGTAAGAAATGGGACCTGAAGCTGTCACAATGCAGGATCCAAGAAGGGAGAACTCTATAGAGTTTGCACGTCTAAAgtggcacctttttttttttttaaagattttatttatttatttgacagagagagagacagccagagagagagggaacacaagcagggggagtgggagaggaagaagcaggctcatagcggaggagcctgatgtggggctcgatcccataacgccgggatcacgccttgagccgaaggcagatgcttaactgctgtgccacccaggcgccccctaaagtGGCACCTTTTAAGATGGGGACAAGAAAACCTTATCTACCCACAAGGGATTTTACATGGTAATCCAGGCTCCTGGGAACATCTAAGCCACAGTTACACTAACAGGCTTTCTAATTTATGCTATATGCATACTGAAGGGATCTCAAGGGGCAAAGTGTTACAATATAGTGAGCATCCTTGGAATcatcagaaacaaaagcaaaaatcatagaACACAGAAATAActgctataaaagaaaaattcaaaataaaaaagcactagGAAAAGAAACCACACATAGGCTGGATGGGATTTCCACAGGGGAAAATGTTATAGAATACGCAAGAGACTAATCCACCATGAGAGGCATAGtagatagaagaaaagaaaatataacctcaagaattgagatataattgaagaTTCTGAAGAGTATAAATAAATTGCAATTCAAAGGGACCCTTCAATCTGTGGCTTGTTGTTTCTGTCACTTTTGTTAGATTGCCCGTCAGGCATCTTTGTTTGTAGCTTCTTCCCTGTTCTCTCCTCTTGGGACTCAAGTTTATGTGCACATTTGATCTTCTTTCACTTTGTTCCGTGTGTATGTCATGctcttgtctgtattttttttttaacctttttcctctttgtattttAGTGCGGATATTTTCTACTTCCAAtgtgctctctcttctgtccAGTCTGCTAAACCCCTTTATTGAGTTCTGAATTTCAGATTTTGAGTTTTGCAGTTCTAGGATTTTCACtagacttttgttttcatttttgtctttacaTATTCTAGTTCTCTGATGAAATTGGCCATTTTTCAtctattactttaaatatattaatcatagttattttaaagttagtTTTAATACTTTATATGGATCATCTTTGAATCTGTTTCTActgtctttttcttggttttagtAATTTGGTCCTTTTTTCTTCTGgcatatctatttttaattgaataccAGACATTATATATGAAAAACTAGAGAGGCTCGAGGTGATTTTATCTTCCACCTTGAaggatttaattttcttcttagattCTGGGACCCTCAATCCTGCCTGCATTGATCAATTCCCAGTGCTTAAAATTAATTGTTCCTTAATTTTATCCAGTTCTTACAGTCATCCTCATTGGGAAGTTTGGTCTGGTACCAGCTACTTCATCATAGCTGCATGTGGAATTCTGTCCTTTGATTTTTGTGCCACTCTCTTTTGGACGCTCTGCTCTGTTACTCCCCTTTCCTCTGACTATTCCTTTCTAGTGCCTGTCCTTGCTCTTCCTTCAGCTTTCCTATAGCTCAGGTCATAGATGTCTGCTCTTAGATACTTCCTACAGCCCAGGAAACCACCTTCAGGCCCGCAGCGTTAAAACCCATTTTAGATTTGTAAGCACCTCTCTTACATACTGTAGTTGGTAGCCTCTAAGATGACTGCTGgtgatccctgcctcctggtacTCATGTCCTAGTGTGATCCCCTCCCCTCAAGTGTGAGCTAGACATGGtgattcatttggaaaataatggaaTACAGCAGTACCGAGAATATGTCCCTCTCAAGATTAGGTTATTATAAGCTTTCCATCTTGGGTTTTCTTGCTACTTTTCTCACCTTCTTAGATTACTTGCTCTGGGGGGAGCCAGATGGCATGTTGCTTGAACAGCGCACATGGTAAGGAACTGAAAATTCCTGCCagcagccatgtgagtgagcttggaagtggattttTCTGCCCTCAAGCGAATGCAGCCCTGGTCAGCAGACTTGCAGGCAATCTCAGGAGAGAGCCTGACTTGCCACTTTTGGATTGCTAACCCTCAGAAAgtatgtgagataataaatgtttgttgttataAGCTGCCAGATTTTGGGATAACTTGTTACACAAGTGTAGATAAGTGATATGCATACCAATTCCGTATGTgtgaaattctgaatttttcatGAAGACaatcatattatctgcaaataattacagggtgtttttgttgttgttattgttttctttccaattcttccaattatattctttttcttaaaatttttctttattgtgaaaGAAAAAGTACTGATagagccagcccctccccctcaaaaacaaaaagtttttatgCTTAAGCCAACTGAAGGTGCAACTAATTCTCATCTGCCATCTCAGATCTATTAGGAGTTCTGTGCCTTCAGTGGGGTTGAGAAATAATGTCCCTAGGCAAGTTAAATTAATTTATGGAGTTAAGCACAATCATGAGTCAGTCCCACTGTATTACTTATTAGCTCTGCAACTCTCAGAATATGCATTTAGTACAAAGTTTGCTAAATGTTTCTCCTTTCACTAGCATGAATTCATCAGaaatttatttgtacttttttttttttttttactggttggAGTCCATAGGGATTTGGGAGTATTCTGGGCTTACTAAGAACCAAACTAGTGCATTGATTGGTTTCTTGTCAGTCCCACACTCCTCATAAAATTTGTTGACAAAGTACCCCTAAACATGGCTATAAGTACACATCCCAGAAATGTTGTTAAgataaggaaatattaaaattcaagtaCTTTCCATTTTCTGCTATCCCCCAACTACTCAGGGAGATTGATTTTCCTAAAAgatcatttttttgttgttaatggtTGGAGATGAAGTTAGAGAAGCTGAAAGGGTAATAAATTGGATTACGCAGGAGATGGATAGACTGTAAGGAAGACCCCCTGGTTTTCTAAGAAAACCAGACAAGCGAAGAATaatggaggtggggaaaggaagggagaaagaaagaggaaaggaacagagggaTGAGAGATCTACGAGGAGTGTAGGGCAAAGTAGGATCCCAGAAATATTGAAGAAAGGCTTGCTGTGGCATATAACCCTTCTCCTCTATGCCCCTAAATTTTTTGCATAAAAATCTTTGATTCTTCAGTGCTTTTGGACATTCTGTATGTTGTTATTTCtgagttggttggttggtttttaatgTCACACTCCATGCTGGAATTTTCCTGAAGGTAAGAACAGGGACTAGGAAGCCTGATTCAGTGGCATGTTGGCTTTAATTTCCCAGCAAATGAGGACAATCACTGCAAAGCAACAGACACAAGAACATTGTATTTTTAGGCCAGGAAGGTGGAACTTTATTCAGAAGCAGCAAAAAGATACAGAAATCCTCCTGTAAAAGGAAATACAGACTTTTGGATCTGACCCTGTGACAGCAGTGCCCCTGAGGACCCTGCAGGAATTTCTGTGTTTGGAACAGGGTGACTTCGCACCCAGAAATCAAAAGGTCACATGTAGAATTTGGGCAATTCTAGTCATTTCTTGCTATGAATACTACCTAATTCCATACTCTGTGTCCACTTGGGGGAAAAGTCAACAAAGGTGAGAGTTTGGCCTGAGGCTGGGATGTGGACACACAGTTGTTGGGAATGGCCACCCCTAAGGCATTCATATGGTGTATAGAGTCTGCTGCTGTGATGAACCCAATGAAGGGAAGAGGCTGGGTTCAGGGAAAGGTCTCAGCAGCAAGAGGAGGCACAGCACACGGGGCGGGGGCAGGTGGAGATGACACAAGTGGGGCGGTAGCAGGTGGTGTGGCAGGAGACCCGGCCACAGACTGGGCgcaggcagcaggaggggcagcagcaggagggctggcagcagctggagccacagcagcTGGAACCACCGCAGGAGGGGCGGCAGCAGCTAGAGATGCAGCAGGAGGGGCggcagcagctggagccacagcagcTGGAGCCTCCGCAGGAGGGGTGGCAGCAGCTGGACACACAGCAGCTGGGGCGGCAGCAGGTGGTCCTGCAGCAGGTGGTCTGGCAGCAGGTGGGGCGGCAGCAGCTAGAGATGCAGCAGCTGGGCCTgcagcagctggagccacagcagcTGGAGCCACCGCAGGAGGGGCGGCAGCAGCTGGACACACAGCAGCTGGGGCGGCAGCAGGTGGTCCTGCAGCAGGTAGTCTGGCAGCAGGTAGGGCGGCAGCAGCTAGAGATGCAGCAGCTGGGCCTGCAGCAGCTGGACCCACAGCAGCTGGAGCCACCGCAGGAGGGGCGGCAGCAGCTGGACACACAGCAGCTGGGGCGGCAGCAGGTGGTCCTGCAGCAGGTGGTCTGGCAGCAGGTGGGGCGGCAGCAGCTAGAGATGCAGCAGCTGGGCCTGCAGCAGCTGGAGCCACNGGAACCACAGCTGGAGGGGCAGCAGCAGGTCTCCTGGCAGAGGCCGTGGCCACAGCCCTGGTCAGAGCAGACAGAACCACAAGAGGAATTAACCATGGCGTCAGAGAGTGGAAATTGTGGGTGTGTTTCCAAAAGAGTGAGTTTGGAACTGTCCTTGCCACATGGCCCCTTTTATACCCTGCTGAGGGACTTCTATGGTTATGAAAAGactatttccttctttatgtttATATGACTACAAATACAATTAGTAAATTAGATTATTATGTTTTTCTAGTAAAAACTCTTAATGTATAGAAAATagttatttcccttttctcaagTTCCCCAGGGTTCTCATGTGAATCActtcctatttcttcctttgttcgCAGTGTCACAAGACTTTAATCTCTGGGTATCATGTGACACAGTTGGGTCCCTGTCTCTTCTATGTTTCTCACCTTAGCATTTTGGGAGAGCTTCTGATGGAGAAAGATCTCTAGTGGAAAATTCATATTTCAATATATGGAATGCTGGTAGGAAAAAGGAATGTAAGCTGCTTCTTTTTGAGTGTGAGAAGTGAGGAGACTTATGATTCACTGTGTATATTGTGGTGGTCTTTGTGTTAGTGAAATTTCTACAGCATTCCAAGCTGTGttatttctcatcattctgatatACTTTGAAACAGCAGCAACTCAGGGTTTTTAAATAGCAAACAGTCATCTGGGATTGATCAGTATTGATCTTCAGAAGTGTCTTCTGGGCTGGGCTAGAGTAATTGGGCTGATAGTTTTTGACCTGTCTTTTGAAGTGTCAGAAAATGCCATGGTTATACTTTATggccatttttattaaaattttttcaaatattctaacCGAAAATGTTTGTCAGTTTTTGTGGTATCATTTATGTTTAAGATTTTCTTGTAAGCATTAAGAggaatataaatgatatttatgaTCTTTCATGTAACTTACATCATAATTACATCCATAAAGAGTTTTATAATCAAGGCCACATCTGGTTATGCTTCTAAGTAAGAGGGATTCTTAAGTGCCATAGgtattcagggaaaaaaatattcaaggaaagaGCAAGTTACATTCATAATAGTCCCTCTTCGTGCGAAGTCTTTCGTGAGCTCAGTGTTCTCCTAGTTATCTTTTCCCATTGAGTTAAAATGCCACCTTCCTCCTGTACCTTCCTTGGCATGACACAAAGTCAAGTCTTTTCTCCATTGCACTTCCGTTGTGCTTTGTACATGCATGGGTTCCATCATGTCATTTTCTACCAGAAATGCATTTATGTATCTGACTCCCTCTAGGATATAAACTTGATAAGGGCAAGGACTATGctttactcatctttgtatcctcAGGGCCTGAAATAGAATGGTTTTTGATAAAGGAGATCTCTATTTAATGAGTGTAGATATTGTCTCAGCCATCAAAGAAGACACATTGCCCTTTTGTTGTTCAAGAGAAAGGACAAGATTTGAGATTGGGCATAACTCTGGCCTGTGATGATGAAAGGGAAATGTCTGGAAGGTTTACTTTAAGAAGTAGTGAGAGATAAATTGAGATTGCTAGAATGTGTAGCCTTAAATTTCAGGAGAAATGGTGGGATTTATTAAGAGCCATTAGGCAGGAATGCAATAGATATATGCcatatataatttacttttattttttgatttgccTTTAGAAATGCCAAAATACACTTGGCTTTCTGGGGAGAGACGCTGTTTAAAGGTTGAAGTGGAGCAAGGTGAGAGGTGCGCTCTTAGCCTCAAGTGATGGTAATGAGCATAACAGTGTTACTtcaaagaaagaatcagcaaaggCTTGAACCAAATTGAACATAGAGGTATGAGGAaggtttttcataaaatttacaaaacataCTCCatccattttatgtattttataactatCCATGTATATAATGTATGTCCTTTCCTCCTAAAAGCcaataatttaaagttttaagggaaaataaatcagaaagcaTTTATGTgctaaaaaaagaactgaagccATTTAGAGATAAGGAAGAGATATTTGGCATAATTACGCACTGAGTATACCTGCCCTTTTCAGGAGCCTACGCAAAATGAAAACACGATGGATTGTGGAATTCctgtccttctttccttccttctccagcctctgAGTGCTGCCCGCTGAGCACTTTGCTGGACGCTGCACTAACACAACCACCAGCACCTTATGCAGTTGTTCCGGTGCTTTCCACAGTTAGCACATTTGCCAGTCCCAACAACCCAGTGCAGTAAGTTTCACTATAATCtcccctttacagatgaggaaactgaggcacagggagaattAAAACCAATAAATAGGAAGCAGTGATTTGTTTCCATCCAACCCAGCACTGGAGTCCACATTTTTAAGCACTATACACACTGCCTCTCTGAAAAGTTAGATGGGAAAGAAATTGTTGTTACCTGCATGCTGCTCTGGGTTAATAACGCACTCTGcattattaacatataaaataagcGTGCAACTTCCATAAAGTCATTTGAAACCCCACTGTCAGCACATATCTATGGACATGTATTctggagtttttaaaattccttatcATGGGCCTAAGAGCTCCCTGTTGGTCACTattcatttagtatttttctatttctttttggaatTAGCTGTGaccattgtatatttttcttaaataattcgAACTAAAATCTGTAGTCCCTTCCAgatgatgttatttattttgtaataaaggAGAGCATGTAATACTTAAACAGTTCCCTTGGAATTTACCTCTATACCCCAAACATGCTTGCTTATTATGTGATTCTTCCCTTAGACAGTAGGGAAGTGCATACCCAGTAAAGCTGCCTCAAGCGTGGTAACTGAATTATGATGTGATACCACTATGGTGCTTGTCATTTTCCCCACGGGGCTGGAAAACttttccccatccccttccctttTGGGTTGCAGCTCTGCGTCCACCCCTCCATCCCTGTGAGCTTTGGCAAGACCAGCATTGctaagacatgaaaagaaaacagtctCCTTTAGAAGGAGTGTTGGGATAGTTTAAATGTTGTTTACATTGTCTTGGATAGGGAAGAAGTGGaggtaaaaacaaagcaaaaacgaGTCTCTGATGAAACGTTTTTGTATTTTCCgtcttttatactttaaaatttaatttgaacattttgaatatcattttttcacatgtattcctcccaccttcccagaGTCACCTAAATTCCCTCCATGAAGGCAGCCAGAGCTTCCAGGTTTTTGTTGCTCATTCTGAAGATATTTAATAcctaagaaacaaataagaatgtttattcatttctttcctttttacaaatGGTAATACATCAGTCATGGTcctcttgctttgctttttcaccAGAAGCGTTCAGATAGTGCATATACCACCttgccattctttttctttcacagtaGCATTGTATTCGATTTATGCAGGTGTTATAATTGATTGAACCAGTCTTCTGGTGTTGGATAGTTTGCTTTTAGTCTTTTGAGATTATatacaatgctgcagtgaataagCCTGTTCATACATAATTTCACGCGTGTGAGTGTTTTCTATAGAATAAATTCCTGCAGCTGTAGAATAGCTGGATCAAGGAgtatacatttgtttaaaatatttgttaggtAATGCCAACTCCACCTTCCACAGAGGTTGTACCCATTGACACATCTACGAGCAATgtgtgaatattttgtttttccccatttttattaaTGCAATGGTACACAGGATCCAcaaatacatagatacatatatagagaTATGTATTTAAGTATGTAGACAGCTGTTTATCATTAATCTGGGTCAATATGATAGGTGGGTGAAAAAGTTTCTCTaggtgattctttttctttttcaaattctagttaattggggcacctgggtggcacagcggttaagcgtctgccttgggctcagggcgtgatcccggcgttatgggatcgagccccacatcaggctcctccgctgtgagcctgcttcttcctctcccactccccctgattgtgttccctctctcgctggctgtctctataactgtcgaaaaaataaataaataaaatctctaaattctagttaattaatatatagtgtaatattggtttcaggaatagaatttattgattcatcacttaatataacacccagtgctcatcaca comes from the Ailuropoda melanoleuca isolate Jingjing chromosome 13, ASM200744v2, whole genome shotgun sequence genome and includes:
- the LOC117795386 gene encoding keratin-associated protein 4-6-like, with amino-acid sequence MVNSCCGSICSDQGCGQETCCCPTCCQTTCCRPSCCVSSCCRPSCGGSSCCGSSCCRPSCCISSCCRPTCCQTTCCRTTCCRPSCCVSSCCRPSCCISSCCRPSCSGSSCCGSSCCHPSCGGSSCCGSSCCRPSCCISSCCRPSCSGSSCCGSSCCQPSCCCPSCCLRPVCGRVSCHTTCYRPTCVISTCPRPMCCASSCC
- the LOC100468864 gene encoding keratin-associated protein 4-6, producing the protein MVNSSCGSVCSDQGCGHGLCQETCCCPSSCGSXGSSCCRPSCCISSCCRPTCCQTTCCRTTCCRPSCCVSSCCRPSCGGSSCCGSSCCRPSCCISSCCRPTCCQTTCCRTTCCRPSCCVSSCCRPSCGGSSCCGSSCCRPSCCISSCCRPTCCQTTCCRTTCCRPSCCVSSCCHPSCGGSSCCGSSCCRPSCCISSCCRPSCGGSSCCGSSCCQPSCCCPSCCLRPVCGRVSCHTTCYRPTCVISTCPRPVCCASSCC